A portion of the Clostridium gelidum genome contains these proteins:
- a CDS encoding ornithine carbamoyltransferase: protein MKSLVRLREYSRDDVQGIFHIADELQSGKYKDFLNGKTIVMFFPDSSIRTRITFEKGIYLLGGQTILFPPSALDKKEKIEDVIGYLNNWTDGLIIRYKDISVIDEITRYANFSVINAMTDINHPCEMLADMYGLSKIREDFTKEKYLFVGANGNVGLAWKEASELMDFSLTQSSPSGYKISGVNHIIDLKSAIVGKDIICTDSLGSDILKDFSEHQVTLEIMENANKNAILNPCPPFYRGEEVSKDVIESKYFVGYSFKKYLLEIQQAIIIYSMLS from the coding sequence ATGAAGAGTTTAGTTAGGCTAAGAGAATATAGTAGAGATGATGTTCAAGGAATATTCCATATTGCTGATGAATTACAAAGTGGAAAGTATAAGGACTTTTTAAATGGTAAGACAATAGTTATGTTCTTTCCAGATTCAAGCATAAGAACAAGAATTACGTTTGAAAAAGGAATATATTTATTGGGGGGGCAAACTATACTATTTCCACCTTCAGCATTGGATAAGAAAGAAAAAATTGAAGATGTCATAGGATATTTAAATAATTGGACTGATGGTTTAATTATACGCTACAAAGATATTTCTGTTATTGATGAAATAACAAGGTATGCTAATTTTTCAGTAATCAATGCTATGACAGATATAAATCATCCTTGTGAGATGTTAGCTGATATGTATGGTTTATCTAAAATAAGGGAGGACTTTACCAAAGAAAAGTATCTATTTGTAGGAGCAAACGGAAATGTTGGATTAGCATGGAAAGAAGCATCTGAACTAATGGATTTTTCATTAACACAAAGTAGTCCAAGTGGATATAAAATATCTGGTGTTAATCATATAATTGACTTAAAAAGTGCTATTGTTGGTAAAGATATTATTTGCACGGATTCGTTAGGCTCTGACATATTAAAAGATTTCTCTGAGCACCAAGTTACATTAGAAATAATGGAGAATGCAAATAAAAATGCAATATTAAATCCTTGCCCTCCCTTTTATAGAGGAGAAGAAGTTTCTAAGGATGTAATAGAAAGTAAGTATTTTGTTGGATATTCTTTCAAAAAATATCTATTAGAGATACAACAAGCAATAATAATATATAGTATGTTAAGCTAA
- a CDS encoding PadR family transcriptional regulator has product MGDKSQFYRGTLEGCILKIINDDEVYGYEIAERLKKYGLNEVSEGTIYPLLLRLEKNGFVDSIKKESSFGPKRKYYTLSNLGREELNDFYNNWQELRNSIDKIFQDYKGD; this is encoded by the coding sequence TTGGGAGATAAATCTCAATTTTATAGGGGAACATTAGAAGGCTGTATCCTTAAAATTATAAATGATGATGAAGTTTATGGATATGAAATCGCGGAAAGATTAAAAAAATACGGTCTTAATGAAGTTAGTGAAGGTACTATATATCCTCTTCTCTTGAGGCTCGAGAAAAATGGTTTTGTAGATTCTATAAAAAAGGAGTCTTCATTTGGTCCAAAAAGGAAATATTATACGCTTTCCAATTTAGGCAGAGAAGAGTTAAATGATTTTTATAATAACTGGCAAGAACTTAGAAATAGTATAGATAAAATATTTCAAGATTATAAAGGAGATTAA
- a CDS encoding GNAT family N-acetyltransferase, protein MTIIKGSIEYINDCEDALVNSELGKRYFSQKGSARKALQEGFAKGEIYIAIDACESCKGFIWFILDGIFHSFPYLHIIAVKQESRNEGIGKKLLKFFEDSCFKDYSKLFLVVADFNPDAKILYEKIGYIQVGTIPSLYREGITEHLMMKSR, encoded by the coding sequence ATGACTATAATAAAGGGAAGTATAGAATATATAAATGATTGTGAAGATGCATTAGTAAATTCTGAATTAGGAAAAAGATATTTTTCACAAAAAGGAAGTGCTAGAAAGGCGTTGCAGGAGGGCTTTGCTAAAGGAGAAATATATATTGCCATTGATGCTTGTGAAAGTTGTAAGGGATTTATATGGTTTATTTTAGATGGAATATTTCATTCATTCCCATATCTACATATAATTGCAGTAAAGCAAGAAAGTCGTAATGAAGGAATAGGTAAAAAACTCTTAAAGTTCTTTGAGGATAGTTGCTTTAAAGATTATAGTAAACTATTTTTAGTAGTTGCAGATTTTAATCCAGATGCAAAAATACTGTATGAAAAAATTGGGTACATTCAAGTAGGTACTATACCTAGTTTATATAGGGAAGGAATAACAGAACATTTAATGATGAAATCAAGATAA
- a CDS encoding DUF7619 domain-containing protein, whose translation MSTIINTAKINGSNTAAVTGNASITSINTAETTLSLTKVPDATTVLIGNNITYTITIQNTGTASATAVQFSDTLSPNLTYVSATSDNGSTLSYNSTTRLISGNLGTIATSATVVVTIVATVVG comes from the coding sequence ATGTCTACTATAATAAATACGGCGAAAATTAATGGTTCCAATACAGCTGCTGTCACTGGAAATGCCAGTATAACAAGTATAAACACTGCTGAAACCACCTTAAGTCTTACTAAAGTACCAGATGCTACTACAGTACTAATCGGTAATAATATAACTTATACAATAACAATTCAGAATACCGGTACTGCATCTGCTACAGCAGTACAATTCTCTGATACACTTAGCCCTAACCTTACCTATGTTTCAGCAACATCTGATAATGGCTCAACACTTTCTTATAATTCTACAACAAGGCTTATTTCTGGTAACCTTGGTACTATTGCAACTTCTGCAACTGTTGTCGTTACCATTGTTGCAACAGTTGTTGGATAA
- a CDS encoding DUF11 domain-containing protein, with protein MANSRCYLKLSLIKNHVTVKPSNTHSYQSICSMISIEVPCLVLTQSVSKCGNNLVYSVYIINNLNCDITNIHLKDILPKGVKFISTYVENGKYKHYHCKIFYNIANIKSHSFCKIIIVLCPQTPDIKVNSIEVVSKNFNCIINNPFRSYILALNS; from the coding sequence ATGGCAAATTCAAGATGTTATTTAAAGTTATCATTAATAAAGAATCATGTAACTGTTAAGCCAAGCAATACTCATTCATATCAGTCTATCTGTTCAATGATTTCAATAGAAGTACCATGTTTAGTACTCACTCAGTCTGTTTCTAAATGCGGAAATAACTTAGTTTATAGTGTTTATATTATAAATAACCTTAATTGCGATATAACTAACATACACTTAAAAGATATTCTACCAAAAGGTGTAAAATTCATTTCTACCTACGTAGAAAATGGAAAATATAAACATTATCACTGTAAGATTTTTTATAATATTGCTAATATAAAATCACATTCTTTTTGTAAAATTATTATAGTTTTGTGCCCACAAACTCCTGATATAAAGGTTAATTCAATTGAAGTTGTAAGTAAAAACTTCAATTGCATAATTAACAATCCATTTAGGTCTTACATTTTAGCACTTAACTCTTAA
- a CDS encoding class I SAM-dependent methyltransferase: protein MDFRKTFDRIPETFDKYRPRYCDELFTEIITVSDLNSSKDVLEIGPGTGQATEPILKTGCNYKAIELGENFTEYLKNKYETYSNFDIVNADFETYNFGNQTFDLIYSAATIQWIPEEIAFSKAYNILKPGGILAMFMTRSDEKSANEELYNRIDEVYKEHFSVKQKYNCKMKYDNVVSYGFVNYKYQDWKKVRTLNADEYISYISTHCEHITLEEPYKSKYYMGVRKAIIDAGNKIIINDTIALYLAQKPL, encoded by the coding sequence ATGGATTTCAGAAAGACATTTGACCGAATACCAGAAACATTTGATAAATATAGACCCCGATATTGTGATGAACTCTTTACAGAAATTATCACTGTATCTGACTTGAATTCAAGTAAAGATGTACTTGAAATTGGTCCAGGGACAGGACAAGCAACAGAGCCTATTTTAAAAACTGGCTGTAATTATAAGGCGATTGAACTTGGGGAGAACTTTACAGAATATTTGAAAAACAAATATGAAACTTATAGTAATTTTGATATTGTAAATGCTGATTTTGAAACATACAATTTTGGAAATCAAACATTTGATTTAATATATTCAGCAGCTACAATTCAATGGATACCTGAAGAAATAGCATTCTCAAAAGCATACAATATACTAAAACCTGGTGGCATTCTTGCAATGTTTATGACCCGTTCAGATGAGAAAAGTGCAAATGAAGAACTTTACAATAGAATAGACGAGGTATATAAAGAACACTTTTCTGTTAAGCAGAAATATAATTGTAAAATGAAATATGATAATGTTGTAAGTTATGGTTTTGTTAATTACAAATATCAAGACTGGAAAAAGGTAAGAACACTTAATGCTGATGAATATATTTCATATATTAGTACACATTGTGAGCATATAACTTTAGAAGAGCCTTATAAGTCTAAATATTATATGGGAGTAAGAAAGGCTATTATAGATGCTGGCAATAAAATCATTATTAATGATACTATTGCATTATATCTTGCACAAAAACCGCTATAA
- a CDS encoding carotenoid biosynthesis protein codes for MANINLNTNENVAVKIGGNKKLDYINWCAVTLIVIITLLMKFNIITNVTGRIFIPMFIFAWIHGTQRYGLKNMGIWFILTWIVSNLFEGLSIMTGFPFGHYYYAGEMGPRIWNVPIFIMVAYFAISYTSWTVTHVVTSHFNKKIEGIYKFIIPITSALLMTMWDLVTDPQASTVSSSWIWKDGGNYFGVPISNFIGWVFVVYFFSQIFTLFISNKNLDFSKNSLTSKKMYWVQPCIIYLAMGLGVVIDGFTHVEHTEIYASMGMIAFFTVVFNAGIGLLNIKNSKELC; via the coding sequence ATGGCAAATATAAATTTAAATACTAATGAAAATGTTGCTGTTAAGATTGGTGGAAATAAAAAGTTAGATTACATTAATTGGTGTGCTGTTACTCTAATTGTAATTATAACATTGTTGATGAAGTTTAATATAATTACTAACGTAACAGGTCGTATATTTATTCCTATGTTTATTTTTGCATGGATTCACGGAACTCAACGTTATGGACTAAAAAACATGGGCATATGGTTTATACTTACATGGATTGTAAGTAATCTCTTTGAAGGCTTAAGCATTATGACTGGATTTCCTTTTGGACATTACTATTATGCAGGAGAAATGGGCCCTCGTATTTGGAATGTTCCTATATTTATCATGGTTGCTTATTTTGCTATTTCCTACACATCTTGGACAGTAACGCACGTAGTAACAAGTCACTTCAATAAAAAGATTGAAGGGATTTACAAATTCATTATTCCAATAACTTCAGCCTTACTGATGACTATGTGGGATCTTGTAACTGATCCTCAAGCTTCTACTGTAAGTTCTAGCTGGATTTGGAAAGACGGAGGAAACTATTTTGGTGTACCAATATCCAATTTTATAGGATGGGTTTTTGTTGTGTATTTTTTCTCACAAATATTCACACTATTTATTTCCAATAAAAACTTAGATTTTAGCAAGAATAGTTTAACTTCAAAAAAGATGTATTGGGTTCAGCCTTGCATAATCTATTTGGCTATGGGTCTAGGTGTTGTTATAGACGGATTTACACATGTTGAACATACCGAAATATATGCTTCTATGGGCATGATAGCTTTTTTCACAGTAGTTTTTAACGCAGGCATTGGATTACTAAATATTAAAAACTCCAAGGAATTATGTTAA
- a CDS encoding EFR1 family ferrodoxin (N-terminal region resembles flavodoxins. C-terminal ferrodoxin region binds two 4Fe-4S clusters.) — translation MSKNIVFYFSGTGNSLKVAKDIAKEMENCEIISMGNSKHYDLQSGYETIGFVYPTYFRGEPQKVREFILNLNLKNNPNTYYYAVTTCGKYEGNALIHIKHLLKRKNITLHYAKMLDMFSNYVVAYDMRDTLEEETKQSQKDFVQIIQSIKNKETNKLSITEPFQEIVYRILIKFTPNMDKNYNVSQDCIGCGICKKVCPVGNIDLDDNNRPYFKHHCEQCVACIQYCPNKAINYKNKTQSRRRYTHPGIKYTELAKMNKND, via the coding sequence ATGAGTAAAAACATTGTATTTTATTTTTCAGGTACTGGAAACAGTTTAAAAGTGGCAAAAGATATTGCAAAGGAAATGGAAAATTGCGAAATTATTTCAATGGGTAACAGTAAGCATTATGACTTACAATCAGGATACGAAACAATAGGATTTGTTTACCCAACTTATTTTAGAGGAGAACCACAAAAAGTTCGTGAATTTATATTAAACCTCAATCTAAAAAACAATCCTAATACATATTATTACGCAGTTACAACCTGCGGTAAGTATGAAGGCAACGCACTTATTCATATAAAGCATTTGTTAAAAAGAAAAAATATAACCCTACATTATGCCAAAATGCTTGATATGTTTTCTAATTATGTTGTAGCATATGATATGCGTGATACTCTTGAAGAAGAAACTAAACAATCACAAAAAGATTTTGTTCAGATTATTCAATCAATAAAGAACAAAGAAACTAATAAATTGTCTATCACAGAGCCGTTTCAAGAAATAGTTTACAGGATTTTAATTAAATTCACTCCTAATATGGATAAAAATTATAATGTTTCTCAAGACTGCATTGGCTGTGGTATCTGTAAAAAAGTATGCCCTGTAGGCAATATTGATTTAGATGATAATAATAGACCATATTTTAAACATCATTGCGAGCAATGTGTTGCATGTATTCAATATTGTCCCAATAAGGCAATAAACTACAAAAACAAGACACAAAGTAGAAGAAGATATACTCATCCAGGTATAAAATACACAGAATTAGCGAAAATGAACAAGAATGATTAG
- a CDS encoding TetR/AcrR family transcriptional regulator: MDKRIQDRRIRKTKKILRDTLIELMHEKKLEKITVKDLTERADLNRGTFYLHYSDIYDLMEKSENEALKEITQILSKINPKEFDKYNFANKQYTPLVELFEWFKDNISFGKALMGGHGNISFLDKINITVKSKLCIKQNKSEKNTVINNYFDSYIIFGFLGIIKQWFDSDASTPPEEMATIFLKIFLKELKTFE, encoded by the coding sequence ATGGATAAACGAATCCAAGACAGAAGAATTAGAAAAACCAAGAAAATATTAAGGGATACTCTCATTGAATTGATGCACGAAAAAAAATTAGAAAAAATTACAGTGAAAGATTTAACTGAACGGGCAGATCTCAATCGTGGCACTTTTTATTTGCATTATAGTGATATATATGATCTAATGGAAAAAAGTGAAAATGAAGCACTTAAAGAAATTACTCAAATTTTAAGTAAAATTAATCCAAAGGAATTTGATAAATATAATTTTGCCAATAAACAATATACTCCTCTTGTTGAACTGTTTGAATGGTTTAAAGACAATATAAGTTTTGGTAAAGCATTAATGGGTGGACATGGAAATATTTCATTTTTAGATAAAATAAACATTACTGTAAAAAGTAAACTTTGTATAAAACAAAATAAATCAGAAAAAAATACAGTAATTAATAATTATTTTGATTCCTATATTATATTTGGTTTTCTAGGAATAATTAAGCAGTGGTTTGATAGTGATGCATCAACTCCGCCGGAAGAAATGGCAACAATATTTTTGAAGATTTTCTTAAAGGAATTAAAAACATTCGAATAA
- a CDS encoding ATP-binding protein, which translates to MSANAYSIDYEIKKIDDYIEQVLYYSKIDNANKDYIIKEISLSTAVINTIKKNSRDFINKKISVDIDGIQDSVYSDAKWIEFILNQIIGNSIKYCEEKKGKLTVYSTKNENNIILAIEDNGIGIINKDINRVFEKGFTGENGRIFGKSTGIGLYLCKSLCDKLGLGLSLTSKAGKGTKVNIIFPIGNS; encoded by the coding sequence TTGTCTGCAAATGCATATAGCATTGATTACGAAATAAAGAAAATTGATGACTATATAGAACAAGTTCTTTACTATTCAAAAATTGATAATGCAAACAAGGATTATATTATAAAAGAAATTTCTTTATCTACTGCTGTAATAAACACAATAAAGAAAAACTCTAGAGATTTTATAAACAAAAAAATATCCGTCGATATAGACGGTATTCAAGATTCAGTATACAGTGATGCTAAATGGATAGAATTTATCTTAAACCAAATAATAGGAAATTCAATTAAATACTGTGAAGAAAAAAAAGGAAAGCTAACAGTATATTCTACTAAAAATGAAAATAATATAATACTCGCTATAGAGGACAATGGTATAGGTATTATAAATAAAGATATAAATAGAGTTTTTGAAAAAGGCTTTACAGGAGAAAACGGAAGAATATTTGGCAAGTCTACTGGCATAGGACTTTATTTATGCAAAAGTCTTTGTGATAAACTTGGATTAGGATTGAGTTTAACTTCAAAAGCTGGAAAAGGTACTAAGGTTAACATTATATTCCCTATTGGTAATAGTTAG
- a CDS encoding polysaccharide deacetylase family protein, translated as MKNNYRYNKNKRARIKRKKIFILSILIITIGVLIQFIIPKSFLTKDETVQALASNESDNSKKKSIKNISKNASNADDVAAIEKYINQQIKEPKPNDTDNKKVVYLTFDDGPSETVTPSILNTLKKENVQATFFVLGKSIDESETNKKLLKQEVTEGHAIGNHTYSHDYKYLYPNNSVNTNNFMLDINKTNASLKKVLGEDFSTRAIRFPGGHMSWKNTDQIDKIMKEKDYHCIDWNALSKDAEGPHKNAAQLTEEVKKTVGNKIKVVLLMHDTYGKEETAKALPGIIAYLKNQGYEFRTFK; from the coding sequence ATGAAAAATAATTACAGGTATAACAAAAACAAAAGAGCTCGTATAAAAAGAAAGAAAATATTCATTTTAAGTATTTTAATTATTACAATTGGAGTCTTAATCCAATTTATAATACCTAAAAGTTTTTTAACGAAGGATGAAACTGTACAAGCACTTGCATCTAATGAATCTGATAATTCAAAGAAAAAATCTATAAAGAATATATCAAAAAATGCTTCCAATGCTGATGACGTTGCAGCTATAGAAAAGTATATAAATCAACAGATAAAGGAACCGAAACCTAATGATACTGACAATAAAAAAGTTGTTTACTTAACTTTTGATGATGGCCCATCTGAAACTGTTACTCCCTCAATATTAAATACACTTAAAAAAGAAAATGTACAAGCAACTTTTTTTGTTCTTGGAAAATCAATAGACGAAAGTGAAACTAATAAAAAGCTACTGAAGCAAGAAGTAACAGAAGGACATGCTATAGGAAATCATACATATTCGCATGATTATAAATACTTATATCCTAATAACAGCGTTAACACAAATAACTTTATGTTAGACATTAATAAAACTAATGCTTCTTTAAAGAAGGTTTTAGGAGAAGATTTTTCTACAAGAGCCATTAGATTTCCTGGAGGACATATGTCGTGGAAAAATACTGATCAAATAGATAAAATAATGAAGGAAAAAGATTACCACTGTATAGATTGGAATGCATTATCAAAAGATGCAGAAGGACCACATAAAAATGCAGCACAATTAACAGAAGAAGTAAAAAAAACTGTTGGAAACAAAATAAAAGTAGTATTGCTAATGCATGATACATACGGTAAAGAAGAAACAGCAAAAGCATTACCTGGAATAATAGCATATTTAAAGAACCAAGGTTATGAATTTAGGACTTTTAAGTAA
- a CDS encoding ArsR/SmtB family transcription factor, with product MGNEHNALACGNFIEDSIDFDFYKALFDPVRSKILVYIASSGKKSVNEIAENFTQDRSVISRHLDLMSRYGIISKTKINRYVFYEVNSTFILDKFAETTENLKRLMEITKSK from the coding sequence ATGGGAAACGAACATAACGCATTAGCATGTGGTAATTTTATTGAAGATAGTATTGATTTTGATTTTTATAAGGCTTTGTTTGACCCAGTAAGAAGCAAAATACTGGTGTATATTGCTAGTAGTGGAAAAAAAAGCGTTAATGAAATTGCTGAAAATTTTACACAAGACAGGTCAGTAATTTCAAGACACTTGGATTTAATGAGCCGTTATGGAATTATTAGTAAAACCAAAATAAACAGGTATGTATTTTATGAAGTGAATAGTACATTTATCCTTGATAAATTTGCAGAAACAACAGAAAACTTAAAAAGGCTTATGGAAATTACAAAATCTAAGTAG
- a CDS encoding alpha/beta fold hydrolase — protein sequence MKKKTIKRVSAIIILSFITFLVRPTYTPSINGNKSISKLVDIKVGGQSQTLSIRGTNKDNPIVLFLHGGPGLAQICYARKYQSKLEDNFLVVNWDQRGSGKSYSFFMDKENFTKNQLVEDGKEVIEYLCKTYGKDKLILVGHSWGTELGMDVIKSDSSRISAYVGVGQVVSQKEGESVSYEYAIDLAKQNQDRSAANNLESMKDAASKDKIKATLEKENTIKKYSPFKNDINITKEVIKGCLFSPESNGLDAIKYGCGNKLSAEKLWGTNNEFNLFNDVKKVDIPVYFCAGRYDYTTPSVLVEKYYEMLQAPYKELIWFDNSAHFPQYTENDKFCDLLLNMKNN from the coding sequence ATGAAAAAGAAAACTATTAAAAGAGTGAGTGCAATAATTATATTATCCTTTATTACATTTCTAGTTAGGCCTACATACACACCAAGTATAAATGGCAATAAAAGTATTAGTAAATTAGTAGATATTAAAGTTGGTGGGCAGAGTCAAACACTATCTATAAGAGGAACTAATAAAGATAATCCTATTGTCTTGTTTTTACATGGTGGTCCAGGTTTAGCGCAAATATGTTATGCGAGAAAGTATCAGTCGAAGCTTGAAGATAATTTTTTGGTTGTAAATTGGGATCAGAGGGGTTCTGGAAAGTCATATTCTTTTTTTATGGATAAAGAGAATTTTACAAAAAATCAATTAGTAGAAGATGGTAAGGAAGTAATTGAATATTTATGTAAGACTTATGGAAAAGATAAATTGATTTTGGTAGGTCATTCATGGGGAACTGAATTGGGAATGGATGTAATAAAGAGTGATTCATCTAGAATTTCAGCATATGTAGGAGTCGGACAGGTTGTTAGTCAGAAAGAAGGAGAGAGTGTATCCTATGAATACGCTATAGATTTAGCTAAACAGAATCAAGATAGAAGTGCAGCAAATAATTTGGAAAGTATGAAGGATGCGGCGAGCAAAGATAAGATAAAGGCCACATTAGAAAAAGAGAATACTATAAAGAAATATTCACCATTTAAAAATGATATAAATATTACAAAAGAGGTCATTAAAGGATGCTTATTTTCACCAGAATCAAATGGATTAGATGCAATAAAATATGGTTGTGGAAATAAACTTTCAGCTGAAAAGTTATGGGGAACTAATAATGAGTTTAATTTATTTAATGATGTAAAAAAAGTTGATATCCCAGTTTACTTTTGTGCAGGAAGATATGATTATACTACTCCATCAGTTTTGGTAGAAAAGTATTATGAAATGCTGCAAGCACCATATAAAGAATTAATTTGGTTTGATAATTCAGCACATTTTCCTCAGTATACTGAAAATGATAAGTTTTGTGATTTATTATTGAATATGAAAAATAATTAA
- a CDS encoding effector binding domain-containing protein encodes MELQTISQVSKIFKISTRTLRYYEEIGLIESLKKEGYAYRTYDDEVIKRLKQIMILRKLRLSLKEIEQILKNNEISYAIEALNDKLEEVNYDIKALDDVKNAILMFIGKLNDINEKNMLEKVLDDGTFLHTISDIADINKSFNAKKIEMEDLRMANNVLDALKNVRIVCLPPMNVASIHAYGKEPEDMAMRMLIEFVEESELLKYKPDAKVYGFNNPGEPDSEGKYGYEYWITIPKDFEVPVPLEKKSFAGGKYGAHCIKIGNFNEWKQLERWVNNNDEYVLDYNREPRGMCGYIEEHMNVYEYFTKMDSKEKKFEQIDLLIPLKRKN; translated from the coding sequence ATGGAACTGCAGACCATTAGTCAGGTATCTAAGATATTCAAAATTTCAACAAGAACATTACGATATTATGAAGAGATTGGATTAATTGAGAGCTTAAAAAAAGAAGGTTATGCATATAGAACATATGATGATGAAGTTATAAAAAGACTTAAGCAAATTATGATTTTGAGAAAGCTTAGATTATCATTAAAGGAAATTGAGCAGATACTCAAAAATAATGAAATATCATATGCTATAGAAGCCTTAAATGATAAATTGGAAGAAGTGAACTATGATATTAAAGCTCTTGATGATGTTAAGAATGCTATTTTAATGTTTATTGGTAAATTGAATGATATAAATGAAAAGAATATGCTTGAAAAGGTATTAGATGATGGAACCTTTCTTCATACTATTTCAGATATAGCAGATATAAACAAATCGTTTAATGCGAAAAAAATAGAAATGGAGGATTTGAGAATGGCTAATAATGTATTAGATGCGTTAAAAAATGTAAGAATAGTATGTTTACCACCTATGAATGTAGCTTCAATTCACGCATATGGTAAAGAACCAGAAGATATGGCAATGAGAATGTTAATTGAATTTGTAGAGGAAAGCGAATTATTAAAATATAAACCAGATGCAAAGGTTTATGGATTTAATAATCCTGGAGAACCAGATTCAGAAGGAAAATATGGGTATGAGTATTGGATTACAATACCAAAAGATTTTGAAGTACCAGTTCCATTAGAAAAAAAGAGTTTTGCTGGAGGGAAGTATGGTGCTCACTGTATTAAAATTGGAAATTTCAACGAATGGAAACAGTTAGAAAGATGGGTAAACAATAATGATGAATATGTACTTGATTATAATAGAGAACCAAGAGGAATGTGCGGATATATTGAAGAGCATATGAATGTATATGAGTATTTTACTAAAATGGATTCAAAAGAAAAAAAGTTTGAACAGATTGATTTATTAATACCATTGAAAAGAAAAAATTAA
- a CDS encoding response regulator transcription factor: protein MQKVIYIAEDDENIRNLIKSFLKDTGYEVKDFENGDLLYSTFLETKCDLIILDVMMPGTDGITICSKLRDISNVPIIVLTARDSEMDYVKGISMGSDDYLIKPFRPTILMMKVKALLRRVEMERAAIEAIDAHENNIEYGDLKYSNYEKIIYCYDKNLELTLTELYLLSYLIKNASKAISRDDLLSEVWGIDTEVETRVTDETIRRIRKKMLVAGSNVQIQTVWGFGYKLILRKEDA, encoded by the coding sequence ATGCAAAAGGTAATTTATATAGCAGAAGATGATGAAAATATACGTAATTTAATCAAATCATTTCTTAAAGATACAGGCTATGAAGTAAAGGATTTTGAAAATGGGGATTTACTTTATAGTACATTTTTAGAGACAAAATGTGACTTGATTATTTTGGATGTTATGATGCCTGGAACTGATGGAATTACTATTTGTTCAAAATTGCGGGATATTTCTAACGTACCTATTATTGTATTAACTGCTCGAGATAGTGAAATGGATTATGTTAAAGGAATTTCTATGGGTAGTGATGATTATTTGATAAAGCCATTTCGTCCAACAATTCTAATGATGAAAGTGAAAGCCTTGCTCCGAAGGGTAGAAATGGAGCGTGCAGCTATAGAAGCTATAGATGCACATGAGAATAATATTGAATACGGTGATCTTAAATATTCAAATTACGAAAAAATTATTTATTGTTATGATAAAAATCTTGAACTTACTCTTACTGAACTGTATCTATTGTCCTATCTTATTAAAAATGCATCAAAAGCTATTTCAAGAGACGATTTATTGTCTGAAGTTTGGGGAATTGATACTGAAGTAGAAACTCGTGTAACAGATGAAACAATTCGACGAATTCGTAAAAAAATGTTAGTGGCAGGCAGTAATGTACAAATACAAACTGTCTGGGGCTTCGGATATAAACTTATACTTCGAAAGGAGGATGCTTAA